The following coding sequences are from one Oncorhynchus clarkii lewisi isolate Uvic-CL-2024 chromosome 20, UVic_Ocla_1.0, whole genome shotgun sequence window:
- the LOC139376167 gene encoding CCAAT/enhancer-binding protein delta encodes MCDIYSLDSQCVSPQCNMSWAMEPTNFYDNKLSSGLQGVCKPGRSDHGTGEDTTMAELNTAPAMYDDESAIDFSSYIESMTAVPHLELCNDELFLDLFNTVKQEKTDFYMPSSTTSSSNMQQLSNCSTNAYAVGSQKEFERKLKGGFDNKGVFSAPIKQESDWSDNDMSSSLPSQIKNCAQTSVSLPMGQPTPPSTPEPLSSQSAHSSPRKVGKEKGKKNFDRYSQEYRQRRERNNVAVRKSRDKAKQRNVEMQQKMLELGSENDRLHKTIDQLTSELTGLRDFFKQLPNHSSSFLGTTGGARR; translated from the coding sequence ATGTGTGATATATACAGCCTGGATTCTCAGTGCGTGTCTCCACAATGCAACATGAGTTGGGCGATGGAGCCTACAAACTTCTACGACAATAAGCTGAGCAGCGGTCTTCAGGGGGTCTGCAAACCCGGGAGAAGTGATCATGGCACGGGCGAGGACACAACCATGGCCGAGCTGAACACAGCCCCTGCAATGTACGACGACGAGAGTGCTATCGATTTCAGCTCCTACATAGAGTCGATGACAGCAGTACCACACCTGGAACTCTGCAACGATGAACTTTTCCTTGACTTATTCAACACTGTGAAGCAAGAGAAGACAGACTTCTACATGCCAAGCTCGACTACGTCGTCCAGCAATATGCAGCAGCTGTCAAACTGTTCAACCAACGCATACGCAGTTGGAAGCCAAAAAGAGTTCGAGAGGAAGCTCAAGGGTGGATTTGACAACAAGGGGGTCTTCAGTGCACCGATTAAACAGGAATCGGACTGGAGCGACAATGACATGTCCTCGTCGTTACCTTCCCAGATCAAAAACTGCGCGCAGACCTCCGTGAGCCTTCCCATGGGACAACCAACTCCACCATCAACCCCAGAGCCCCTCTCAAGCCAATCAGCCCACTCCTCTCCTCGGAAGGTCGGCAAGGAGAAAGGGAAAAAGAATTTTGACAGGTACAGCCAAGAGTACCGCCAGAGACGTGAGAGGAATAACGTTGCAGTGAGGAAAAGTAGGGACAAAGCAAAGCAACGCAACGTGGAAATGCAGCAAAAAATGCTTGAACTGGGTTCAGAGAATGACAGATTACACAAAACTATCGATCAACTAACCAGTGAGCTCACTGGCCTGAGAGATTTCTTCAAGCAGCTTCCCAATCACAGCTCCTCGTTTTTGGGGACCACGGGTGGGGCCAGGCGGTGA